From the Teredinibacter turnerae T7901 genome, one window contains:
- a CDS encoding SemiSWEET family sugar transporter: MNYIDVLGYVAACFTTGSFLPQVLKVLKTRNTESLSLGMYAIFTAGVLLWLIYGILRKDSAIVVANLVTFTLAATVLGLKIKHDLKSY; the protein is encoded by the coding sequence ATGAATTATATTGACGTGCTCGGTTATGTGGCCGCGTGTTTCACCACTGGCTCGTTCCTACCACAAGTACTGAAGGTATTAAAAACCCGCAATACCGAATCTTTATCGCTAGGAATGTACGCAATCTTCACAGCAGGCGTACTATTGTGGCTAATATACGGCATTTTACGAAAGGACTCGGCGATTGTAGTTGCAAACCTGGTGACCTTTACCCTGGCGGCAACTGTTCTTGGCTTGAAGATTAAGCACGATCTCAAGTCTTATTAA
- a CDS encoding threonine aldolase family protein, which produces MLSEQFKREFQDQSRQCRYRLNRHLPRSMAQRLQELIPLASKFDQPDVYGKGAIINEFETQVAEIVGQPAALFLPSGTMAQPMALRIWAEHKGNPRVAFHPTSHLELHEQHAYAELHQLEAVLVGDLASVVSLADLQQITDPVAAVLLELPMREIGGQLPTWAELQAQSQWAKENDIALHMDGARVWSCPSYYQRSLAEIGNLFDSVYVSFYKDLDGISGAMLCGPEDFIQQARIWLRRCGGNLYAMYPDILAARLGLEKQLPRMPEYVAKTEKLARCFAAHPVFQIIPEQPPCNLFHLVVNLPAELLMPQVIACMQASGVAILPLPRSGESHSCFEITIGDAALAMSDEQWQVAISYLSDRIAAIQSDEPGNYSEVPINS; this is translated from the coding sequence ATGCTTAGCGAACAATTCAAGCGCGAATTCCAAGATCAGTCCCGCCAGTGCCGATACCGTTTGAACCGTCATTTGCCGCGGAGTATGGCGCAACGCCTGCAGGAGCTGATACCTCTGGCGTCGAAGTTCGACCAGCCTGATGTCTACGGCAAGGGCGCAATTATCAATGAGTTTGAAACCCAGGTCGCAGAGATTGTCGGTCAGCCGGCTGCGCTGTTTTTGCCGTCAGGTACTATGGCGCAGCCAATGGCATTGCGTATCTGGGCTGAGCACAAGGGCAACCCACGGGTCGCTTTCCACCCCACCAGCCATTTAGAGCTTCACGAGCAGCATGCGTACGCTGAACTGCACCAGCTGGAGGCTGTATTGGTTGGTGATCTCGCCTCTGTGGTTTCATTGGCGGATTTACAGCAAATTACTGATCCGGTTGCCGCGGTGTTGCTGGAATTACCCATGCGCGAAATCGGTGGTCAATTACCGACGTGGGCCGAGTTGCAGGCGCAGTCACAGTGGGCCAAAGAAAACGACATCGCACTGCATATGGATGGCGCACGTGTATGGTCCTGCCCCTCCTATTACCAGCGCTCGCTGGCGGAAATTGGCAACCTGTTCGATTCGGTATACGTCAGCTTCTATAAGGATCTGGACGGAATTAGCGGTGCCATGTTGTGCGGGCCTGAAGATTTTATTCAACAGGCGCGCATCTGGTTAAGGCGCTGTGGTGGCAATCTCTACGCGATGTATCCCGATATTCTTGCGGCCCGATTGGGGCTGGAAAAGCAGCTGCCACGGATGCCAGAGTATGTGGCAAAAACCGAAAAATTAGCGCGCTGTTTTGCGGCTCACCCGGTGTTCCAGATTATTCCGGAACAGCCGCCATGCAACTTGTTTCATCTTGTGGTTAATTTGCCTGCGGAGCTGCTAATGCCGCAGGTTATAGCCTGCATGCAGGCGTCCGGTGTTGCCATTTTACCTTTGCCCAGAAGTGGCGAAAGCCACAGCTGCTTTGAAATTACGATTGGCGACGCTGCGCTGGCAATGAGTGATGAACAATGGCAAGTAGCAATTTCGTATCTTTCGGACAGAATTGCAGCGATACAGAGCGATGAACCCGGCAATTATTCAGAGGTTCCTATAAATAGCTGA
- a CDS encoding DUF3014 domain-containing protein has translation MSDHQEPRPEGDSQRTSMLVPTIVLGVIAAFALIYLFFFQSDDRVLEPEPVSQPALSQPSPEPTPVPQPTLAPTVLPSVSAEPAPTPEPLPQLNTSDQPLAKNLEDRGLGDLVVYLTPEEVIRKTARAVYSLSKGNVVQQYRPVNGPDSAFTATATGDTVTIENPRQKGEMTETPVYRLNEKNAERYTPLVNLLRTTDKDTLVSVYQRYYPLLQQAYQELGEGPADFHNVVLASLDSMINAPDPREEPKLIRTSVQYQFLKPEYEALPQAQKLMLRMGKMNRRVLVEELKTLRAALADAQIGSAASH, from the coding sequence ATGTCCGACCATCAAGAGCCTCGCCCGGAGGGCGATAGCCAGCGAACCTCGATGCTGGTGCCAACTATCGTACTGGGTGTCATCGCTGCGTTTGCTCTTATCTATCTCTTTTTCTTCCAGTCGGACGACCGGGTCCTGGAGCCGGAGCCTGTATCACAGCCTGCATTGAGTCAGCCATCGCCCGAACCAACTCCTGTGCCGCAACCGACACTCGCGCCGACGGTACTACCGAGTGTAAGCGCCGAGCCTGCACCTACGCCTGAGCCGTTGCCTCAGCTTAATACCAGCGACCAGCCGCTGGCTAAGAACCTGGAGGACAGAGGGTTAGGTGATTTAGTGGTGTATCTCACGCCGGAGGAGGTGATTCGCAAAACCGCACGGGCAGTGTATAGCCTGAGTAAAGGTAATGTGGTGCAGCAGTATCGCCCGGTGAATGGCCCAGATTCCGCGTTTACGGCAACGGCCACCGGGGACACCGTGACTATCGAAAACCCCCGTCAGAAAGGCGAGATGACGGAGACTCCGGTGTACCGTCTGAACGAAAAAAATGCGGAACGTTATACCCCGCTGGTGAATTTGCTACGTACTACAGATAAGGACACGCTTGTCAGCGTATACCAACGTTACTATCCGCTGCTCCAGCAGGCTTACCAGGAGCTGGGTGAAGGCCCAGCAGATTTTCATAATGTGGTGTTGGCATCTCTGGACAGCATGATTAATGCGCCGGATCCACGTGAGGAGCCAAAGCTGATACGCACCAGCGTGCAATACCAATTTTTAAAGCCCGAATATGAAGCCTTGCCGCAGGCGCAAAAGCTGATGCTGCGGATGGGCAAGATGAATCGCCGCGTATTGGTAGAAGAGCTGAAAACCTTGCGCGCGGCACTGGCAGATGCACAAATCGGTAGCGCTGCTAGCCATTAG
- the bfr gene encoding bacterioferritin, whose product MQGKQTVIDALNQLLAFELTAMDQYFIHSEMYADWGLSKLQERIGHEFEDEKGHAQKLIARMLMLEGRPDMVTRAPINIGQDVPAMLQSDLNVEVEVAQALKETIELCEREQDYVTRTMLTELLDDTENDHAHWLEQQLGLIKKVGLKNYLQSQM is encoded by the coding sequence ATGCAAGGTAAACAAACCGTTATCGACGCTCTCAATCAGCTTTTGGCCTTCGAACTCACCGCCATGGACCAGTATTTTATCCATTCGGAAATGTACGCAGATTGGGGCTTAAGCAAACTGCAAGAGCGCATCGGCCATGAGTTTGAGGACGAAAAAGGACACGCACAGAAACTGATTGCCCGCATGCTGATGCTGGAAGGTCGACCAGACATGGTCACTCGTGCACCAATCAATATCGGTCAGGATGTTCCGGCGATGCTGCAAAGCGACCTGAATGTAGAAGTTGAAGTGGCACAGGCACTGAAAGAAACCATCGAACTGTGCGAGCGCGAACAGGACTACGTTACCCGTACCATGTTAACCGAACTGTTGGACGACACTGAAAATGATCACGCCCACTGGCTCGAACAGCAACTTGGGCTGATCAAAAAAGTCGGCCTGAAAAACTATCTGCAATCACAAATGTAA
- a CDS encoding DcaP family trimeric outer membrane transporter: MKFRKPLAIAVAATTIFSGASHAVTVGKINETTVTLGGFIKLDAISTDYSDGTAAAGSIGRDFYVPSTTPVGGESENRVFDMHARQTRFNLGTLTELDGHKLKTFIELDFMATPNGDERVSNSYTPRLRHAFLQYDNWLMGQTWSTFQNVGSLPETVDFIGNTDFGIFVRQAQIRYTAGGFQFAVENPETTITPFGGGGRIVADDNMLPDFVARYNLKAGGLDMAFAGLARELSYNTEGSGGNIDSSTTSFGLSITGKYTFPNKSDLRFGVNTGSGMGRYIGLNVANGAVLDADGELEAIDSTAAYIAYRHMWNAKWRSNFTYSAIEIDNDTDLTGMGVTSSTSSVRVNLFYSPVPALSFGGEVAVANRELESEVDGSMTRLQFTAKLGF, from the coding sequence ATGAAATTCCGAAAGCCTTTGGCGATTGCCGTGGCAGCAACAACCATTTTTTCTGGTGCGTCACATGCGGTTACGGTGGGGAAAATAAATGAGACAACCGTCACTCTTGGCGGCTTTATAAAACTGGACGCGATCTCAACGGACTATAGCGACGGTACCGCCGCTGCAGGCTCAATCGGACGGGATTTTTATGTACCCTCCACCACGCCAGTTGGCGGCGAATCGGAAAATCGTGTTTTCGATATGCATGCCCGCCAAACCCGATTTAATCTTGGTACGCTCACAGAGCTTGACGGCCACAAACTCAAAACTTTTATTGAACTCGATTTTATGGCGACGCCCAATGGCGACGAGCGAGTCAGTAATTCGTACACACCACGTTTGCGGCATGCCTTTCTACAATACGATAACTGGTTAATGGGTCAAACCTGGTCGACCTTCCAAAATGTGGGTTCGCTGCCAGAAACTGTCGATTTTATTGGTAACACGGATTTCGGTATTTTTGTGCGCCAGGCACAAATTCGTTATACCGCAGGCGGGTTTCAATTTGCCGTAGAAAATCCAGAGACGACAATCACGCCATTTGGCGGTGGTGGACGAATTGTCGCAGACGACAATATGCTTCCGGATTTTGTCGCACGCTATAACCTAAAAGCGGGCGGATTAGACATGGCCTTCGCAGGTTTGGCACGTGAATTAAGTTATAACACCGAGGGTTCTGGCGGCAACATCGACAGCTCGACAACGTCGTTTGGTCTCAGTATTACCGGTAAGTACACGTTTCCCAACAAAAGTGATCTGCGTTTCGGGGTAAACACCGGTAGTGGTATGGGTCGCTATATTGGCTTGAATGTGGCCAATGGTGCCGTGCTGGATGCAGATGGTGAACTCGAGGCCATTGATTCTACCGCCGCGTATATTGCTTACCGGCATATGTGGAATGCCAAATGGCGCTCCAACTTTACTTATTCTGCGATTGAGATCGACAACGATACCGATCTCACCGGTATGGGGGTTACCAGCTCCACCAGCAGTGTGCGCGTGAACCTGTTTTATAGCCCGGTACCGGCGCTGTCATTTGGTGGCGAAGTTGCCGTCGCTAATCGTGAACTGGAAAGTGAAGTGGACGGCAGTATGACGCGTCTGCAGTTCACTGCGAAGCTGGGTTTCTAG
- a CDS encoding response regulator transcription factor, with protein sequence MYNFHIADDHPLFRNAILGVIKSNYPDSVVSQSISLESTIQELEKNDETDLLLLDLHMPGCKDLFGLIMVREKFPSIPVAIISAVEEPNTISRAMGHGACGYIPKSCSPQKIQSAIQSMLEGNHWVPDEFTHTLTPVANEERDLAAKIATLTPQQYRVLCLLREGWLNKQIGFEMGVTEATVKAHITAIFRKLGISNRTQAVIMMKDF encoded by the coding sequence ATGTACAATTTTCATATCGCCGATGACCACCCGTTGTTTCGAAACGCGATTCTCGGCGTCATAAAAAGCAATTATCCCGATTCTGTTGTCAGCCAATCCATCAGCTTGGAAAGCACTATCCAGGAGTTGGAGAAAAATGACGAAACCGATCTATTGCTGCTCGATCTGCACATGCCAGGCTGTAAAGATCTGTTCGGTTTAATTATGGTGCGCGAAAAATTCCCCAGTATTCCGGTCGCTATAATTTCCGCCGTGGAAGAACCCAACACCATCAGCCGCGCCATGGGCCACGGTGCCTGCGGGTACATTCCCAAATCCTGTTCGCCGCAAAAAATCCAAAGTGCCATTCAATCCATGCTGGAAGGCAACCACTGGGTGCCCGACGAATTTACCCATACGCTGACACCGGTAGCCAATGAAGAACGGGATCTCGCGGCGAAAATCGCTACCCTGACACCCCAACAATATCGGGTGTTGTGCTTATTGCGGGAAGGCTGGCTGAACAAGCAGATTGGTTTTGAAATGGGTGTCACAGAGGCCACGGTAAAAGCCCATATCACCGCCATTTTTCGCAAGCTGGGCATCAGTAATCGCACCCAGGCAGTGATTATGATGAAGGATTTTTAA